TCATTCGAATAATTATTTGCGATTGTTATTTCGTCTTTAGATAATCCTTCCTAACCTTCTTCTGTTGTGAAAGAGTTAGGAGCTAATATGTATAAAATATAAGGTTGTCATGATTTTTACTACGACAATAAGATCTAGCGAAGAACCAGAAGAACAACCGGTTAAAACGTAGAAATGTGACAAATGACTTTGGCACCAACAAATGGCAGTCAAGCGCTTTCAAGACagaattcttaaaaaaaaaaaaaacgaaaatccGTTTCCCTTCAGTCGGTGATAGATTTTGGCTATATGTAAGAAGCAGTTTGTGGCCTCAAGCGGTACCCAGTAAGCATGctgatgtttttcaaaaaaaaaaaatcgcttTTTCCGCTCCACAACGTAAGGCTTTATGAGAAGTCAACCCACCTTCTGAAGCTGGTTTCTCACAAGAACCAGCCAAGACGTTTCTGAATAATCTTTTGGAGCACTCTCTTGCGTTTAAGCGGTGAATTTCCAACTGGGCAAAGAGTTGACTAAGTAGTTTTTTAAGACTAAAATCGACTAGCCACACATTTAGTGATGTTTAAATAATGATCTGTAATCACAGGTCATCCATCGGATGCGGGTGCGCTTGAAGAAATGAACTCCTCATGCAATGCGCCGACCAAATTGAAACTTCAATATCACCTAACTCGGAAAAACCTTGGGCATTTTACTAGTTTCTGTGCCCGGGGAGTGGGCAATTTGACGGGTATGGCCTTCCGTGAGGTGTGGAATTTGAACTTTGTCTGGGTGGAGTGGAGAACATTGAACCAGAAGTGTCaagtttcaacttttttttaggGCGCTGAAGTCACAAACAGATTTGAACACTTGTTTCGACAATATGGAagaatttaaaggaaaagttATATAACAGTTAGCTAAGTGACTGGGTTTTTTACCTGTCCCAAGAATTTTGGCTGCGAAATCCGTCTTTGTCATGCTATAGGTCGAAAACAATATAGGACGTTTTCACACCCTTATTTCATTGTTACAGCTGTATGTTTCTGTTAGAGGTAATCAACCGACGCTGAACAATACATGCAGTCGTAAACGCTCTTGGCTCTGATATATATAGAGTACCCTCATTAAACAAGCTTCAAGTGCCGTGGCTCTTACACTCACAGTTAGTTATTGACATTGTCCGACTCGttaattaattcaatttcaagttgttttaaatagtttcaatactaaggttttctttttgtcgtAATTCAAGCCTGGCATGTTTACTGTGTTTATACACAAGCCTTGTTAAAGAGGACAGAAACCGAGAACGATTTTTCTTTAAGAGGGATATTTAAGAGACAAATCCGACGATAAGGTTCAAATGCCCCGGCTTTGCCCGGAGGGGGATGTTAAACTTTCGAGCGTATTAAAGTTCCTTTATGAAGAGCCAACCTACCTTCTAAAGCTGGTTTCTCAGAAGAAAAAGCCTAGGTGTGTCTCATTAATCGTTTGGAGCTCTCTCTTGCGTTTAAGATGCGAATTTCCAACTACAGCCACATGTTTGGTGATGTTTAAATAATGAGCTCTTCGTGTAAACTTGTGAAGTTTAAGCTGTAGTAAATGGTTCCACAAGAAAGCAGTTGCCACAAGCTGAGGCGTTATCGTAAAATGACCTCATCATCGAATTGTTCAACGATGCACATTACAGCTATAAACAAGGTAGTAAAGACACAAATTATAAGGCAGAAGCAGCAAAAAGACAACGTCGTGTACTATGAAGAGGTCCCTCACTCGTGTgtagtaattttgttgaatttaattttgtgggGGATATAAGGTCTCTGGTTCAGTTAGAGTCCAAGGTAGGCAGGTGCCGAATTAAGTAACACCTTTTTATTACgtagatactgatgaaataccagaatttttcctttaactaataaatcatatcttcatcgcgcgcagtgaagatactatttttatctttcacgaGTGGGGATATTGGTGTTGCCATGGTTACTAACATGATAAGCCAATTACAAGCCGGCCGTCTTCTTTTCtaatttcattcacaaaatggctttttcaaaatatgcttttgctgttatatgatttttctcttcttcattataattttgactttttggaGCAGAAAATTTAAGTAATATTGTCTTTATTTCTCCGTTATAATTTTATATCCgagattcaaaacatttttgggaTAGTCATTTTGCGATAGGTGAACTCTTTAATTGCATTTTttcgaaaatgaataaaaaaaagggttGTGTTTTATGTggaaatttcatcagtatctGTAAAATAAACAGGTCACGtaatattctctattttccaattcatCACACACCTCATtgttaaggcctggctaaactagcaAACcttgttgcggatgcaaatgtttcccaatttagccgcgcgggaaatgtgttgcggaaacaaattttcctGCTCGgacacaaaaaatgtttttgtctggagtcaaaaacatttttgcttcccggacacaaattttgcgtccgaaacacatgtttcccagtttagccaccccgggaaacataacaagaaacaatgtgtccgcaacaatgtttcctagtttagccaggcctttagaACACCACGCCAAAACTTAGAAGCTTTCACCATGGCGTTCTTTCCAACGAGGTAATGATaggaatttttgaaattaattttttaactaaATTAGCAAAATCAAAAATGGCTGCAAACAGGTCATTAAACTCAGCAAAAAACAGTGGATCAAAAATCCCAACCTGTGCAAaagagaaattaaattgaagcGATCAAGTCGTGTTCAGTGACTGGGGCGTTGATGTCATCGGCGAAACTCGTTGTTGTTACTTTCCTGATGTTGTAAAATAAGATACTTCCCCTTTTACGGTCGAGATTAATTAGACGCTACATCTTATATCTCAGTTCAAATGAAGTGCTTATCGCGCACGGCTTCCTCTCCCCCATGCATAATTCCGAACTCCTTTCACGAAAGCAACtgaaaaatagcaaaacatTCACTAGAGGTGAGTCTTCATTTACGCaagtacgcacgtaaaaaggtaaggaactttatttaagtgtcaagtctttctagcgctggagtgctaattggggacactgtaaatcaattaacacaatcaagtcaaattttggtttttgaggagaggggaaaccggagtaccgggagaaaacctctcggtgcagagaagagaagcaacaaactcaacccacatttgacgccggatctgggaatcgaacccgggccacattggtgggaggcgagtgctctcaccactgcgtcATCCCTGCACCCCCTGCACCCGTGCGTACTTGAGAAATTGGCGTGGATTTTCTGTGACAGGCAAAAGGCATTTGTAGTGTCGTAACTTGACCGTgtgtattttgtattttttcatttattgaaaTGTCCTTTGGAAAATGTCGCCAGAAAATCGCCCCAGATTTCCCTAGTTTGCGTGTGCGTACACCATCAAAATCTCACGCTAAGCCCCTGTTCACCTCGGAAGTTAACAAATGAAGCCAAGACACAGGTCTTGAATGGCAGGGAGGAAGTCTGATTTTCACGAGCGTTTTGCATCGTGCATCTTTAACgcaaatgattttcttcaaaattgcATTGTAACTTTTGAGTCTGTGGATAAAATCCTAAAGTTTGACTGTTTATTATGCTAAACATGGTGGTTCTAGCTACTGAGCTGTGCTTCAGTTTTGAGTCTGTGGATAAAATCCTAAAGCTTGACTCTTGAAATGAAAGCTGCTGAGAGGAACTTTCCATTGGTTTTGAATGTTACCTGCTGCATCTGTCTCAGAACACTTAACTTCCAAGACACTTGAATGCAATTCGAttccaatgttttttttcagttgcgCTCTCCCGGCGCTATTTGTTCTCAAGAATTTTCCACAGTTTTTGAAGTTTGATTACTGTGCCGATGACgattttattcttcatttCAAGTTTTGGGCAAGAGAAGTGGAAGAACTGGCCAACTCTTACAGAGGCTAAAAATGCTTTCACATTTAATACATCCGCAATTCCAGCTGCGCCCAGCCGCGATCCCGGGTGACTGCGGGgttaattaaacaaaactttgaaggtatcttttcttaattttaatatGTACTTTAATCTAGCTTAAGTGCCCGGGTCCCAGGGGGTTAGCCCGCGGGGGGGCGGGGGTGGCTGCGCGCAGCTGGAATTCACTGATGAATGCTCTTCAATGAcgactagtttttttttgggtgaaaCGAAATACATaatctccttcgcagccgttattagggtcgtcacgtaacgttcctccccaactaacggctgctcgctcgagctctgcattcctttccttaaattgaccaataaggagtaggcttccatttcttggaaacctggacctttggcggcaaatgtaacgagaaatatgatttgagcagctgctaacagttacatgcatgttaTTGGTTCTCagtgacaaagggaaaggaatgcagagctcgagtgagcagccgttagttggggaggagcattgcgtgacgaccctaataacggctgcgaaggagactacgaAATACCGTGCTACTTTAAAACTcaacaagagaaaaattaactTTGTGCCAAAGAATACAAAAACGTCTCACAGTTTTATAAATGTGATATTTTAtaaattcgctctgacgaagggctaacgctcgaaacgtcagctttctataagttctttcacggtggtaattcaacctttatcaactggtttgataaaacccaatttttgcgTCACTTTCCctccgacgcagcaccacagtttcttttgaaattagaaattcatttatttataaaattatggTTCACAGTAACAAATAAATACCGAACAAGAAATCCTAGTAACTTCGTTCAGAAGACGAGAATTTTGGAAGTAGTGTAATAGTTAGCATTTAGCACCAAAACAGCGGAATACATACCTTAGATACTGCATAGCCTGTCGGCGTTTGAAACAGAATTAGCAATGTTGATAAAGCGAAATATTTcgttaaaaacaacaataactattCCGGAATCGAATCCCTTTTTCGCACAAATACAGTAGTTGAAGTGGACCGTACATGGAGCGAACACATTCATGTAGGCCAGCTTATCGTGTCCCTTTATCATGTGATCATGCTGAATTCAAACATATTATAAACAAACCCTTCAAGTAGGAGAAGATGGTGAAAAGTGCTTCCTGCTTCCTTGtttaaaatgctgtttttGAAGCTTTCACTCAGTGCTTTATTCATAGATTTGATATTGGGAGGCCATGCAAGAGGGAAAGGGCCTGTGATCTTAGTTTCATTCGATGCTTTTCGGTGGGATTATCTTGACATGAACAGAACAAACACTAACTACTTCAACGCCGTCATTGCCAACGGAGTTCGAGCTAAATACGTCTACAACGTGTTTCCGACAATGACGTTCCCAAATCATTACACCCTTGTAACTGGGCAGTATCCCGAGAGCCATGGAATTATATCTAATGATATGTTTGATCCAACTTTAAACGATTGCTTCTCTATGAGCACAAACCATTCGCGATGGTGGAATACATTCGCGGAACCAATATGGATCACAAACCAAAAGCAGGGACATAAAAGTGGTTTGTGTTACTGGCCCGGCTACGATGTTGAATATCACGGGATATCCCCTTCGTTCACGACAAGTGGGTATGCTTACGACAAGCCTTTTGTTAGCCAAGGGAACATTATGCCTTGGAGAATGCGAGTAGATTTGGTTGTGAAGTGGTTAAAAGAGGAAGATCCTCCATCTTTTATTGCTATGTACTTCGACTCTCCGGATGAAGCTGGACATTGCTGCGGCCCGGATTCCGTGAACGTCACGGACGAAATaagaaaatgtaataacattACTGGCTACTTGTTGGAACaattaaaaagagaaagattacTTGATAATGTCAATCTCATTATCACAGCCGATCATGGGACAGCAGCGTACAATTACTCCACTGTTATCAACTTTGCAGAGATCTTAAGCCCAGAGGATAAAGTGTGGACTGAAGGATATGCCTACTTCCTTCTGCATCCCTCAAATGTAACTAAAACTTATGACAAGCTCAAAgaactggaaaagaaaaaatcgcACTTTACCGTGTATCTCAAGGAAAATCTCCCTGAAAATCTTCACTTTAAACACAGCTCACGCATACCTGAAATTGTCGTAATTATGGAAGAACATTGGGTTGCAAATACAATGAATCTTCCACTTCCTGAAACCCTTGAGACAAAAGGAACTCATGGATGGCCTCCTTCTGTAGCTTCAATGCGTCCATTCTTCATTGCTCAGGGCCCAGCTTTTAAAGAAGGTTATAAAACTGGTCCAATTCGAATGACTGACATATACCCACTTATTTGTCATTTACTTGGCATTCAACCAGAACTAAACAATGGGTCCTTGGACCGTATTTCTCATTTGCTTGAATCACCCCCATCATTATCAGATGAATATCAATTAACCACTGGTGAGATCATCGCTTTGGTCATCGGATTGTCAATTGGTATCACAGTTTGCATGTATGCCGTTATCATGACATCCAGAAGTCGGCATATGTTAAGAAATCCTGATAGAGCTGGGGAAGTTGATGTGCCTCTAATAGACGGAGAACTTTACGGTGACCAAGAAGAGGACAATGTGCTTTAAGTGCACTTATGTTGCCCATAGAtaatgcaccagtcatttgaaacccccgcACCCCCATTCAGGCTTTAGCGGGGGATTGCAGGGACTTTCACCTCATATACACTTCATTTTGGTTCCCCCGTAGGCGGGGAATTCACTTGAAGTTACGGTCTTCGCATCCCTTACCGGATTATTTGCTGGTCACTCAAAAtcaatctgtttatttcatgGCTGCCAACAGTGTTTTTTTAACCAGTGTGTTACGCTTGGTaataataagttgttttacaaaggGAGTACCATGTGTTGAAAAGTAGGGGCAAGGGAATGCACCACTCACTTTAGGCCCGGGAACCGGGGACTTCACTCACTTTCACTTGCATAAAAAGTGAATGCCCCGCTCAAACCCGAATGGGGGGGTGCGGGGGTTTCAAATGGCTGGTGCATAAATCTTTGACGTGCTGTCTTGTAGATGGAAAAGTAATAGTCCCACAAGGTACTAGCATgttcttttgtctttatttgaTGCCCTAATCAGCTCATTATTCAGAATTTTCAaactctctctttttcttttttcaagattcattttaatctaaactcttttttttcttatcaatATATATTCTTTCTAGCAGTCTTTCATCTTTCCATATTTCCTGGCCTCCCTAGATTAGTTATGCTACCTGCAGGTCAGGGAATtctgtattttattattactgggtttattaaaaaaatcaataatctTTGTAcccacaaaaaacattttcactaCAGTATGTCTCCTTGAAATTTCCCTCACAGCAGACAAGAGAACACACAAACCCATCATTCTACATAAGGCCTCCAATACAGGCATCAAcaatttcagtttcctttgttggatGCTGCGCAttgtgggacagaaagtgagcaccaacTCTCTGATGGCAGCCCTATCAgattgttttccctcttcaACCTGTGTCCTTTTACAGGAGCATTGAAACTAAGTaccaaataataacaatattcaCCTAAACGAGACAGATATAGCTGCCATTCaagacttggtgctcactttctgtcccaagATGCGCTGTCCACAAAGGACATTaaaactcttgatgcctgtattGCAGCTCAAAAATTTGCACCAACCAAACCCCTCAACATCATTGTAAATTAGTCTTGAAAACCCCTGGGAGGATAGACATAAAATATGCCCCAATTGCATAATAGTTAATGTACTTTGATTGTTCACACACTTGCATTTCCCTTACGTCACTTTGTAATATTCTGCTGTaagatgtgaaaaaaatttctaacaaaaaaaaaggtgaccACAGCAAAGTTAACTGATTTTTACAGTGGAAAATGTTATACTCgacataaattatttcaagttaaatCATCATAATCAGTGATTGTATGTAATAAACAGTTCTAAAATCGGTCTTACATCTTATGTTATTTCGAGAGACATGTTAAtctaaatttgaaataaaaaaaactaggTATTACTGAATCAGGGTGTCACCAAGTCAACAGGTCCCCCACAGGTTTTTCGTTAATCATGACTTGAATAACACTCTCAAACAAATttgggaagcaaaaatgtacAGTTTCAAATACATTGAGGAACCACGGAAAATAAATTTCCCTTTTGCGCAATGCAGCTCCCTGAATGATAGCTAATGCACATTCATCTACTGTCTCAAAGAGTAGAGTTCCATTTTGGATATTTAGACTTTTTGCTCTTTCAAGGGCATTTTTAGTACTGATGGCACCAAGAATACAAAGGGTTATTGACACTCCTTTGTGTCCCTTTAGAGATAAATCCTGTCtaaaactgttgaaaaatcCGTGAAGAGCATGTTTACTTCCAGAGTAAATCGCAAAGTTTGGTGGTGAGACCACTCCAGCAAAGGAAGACACCACAACAATGCTGCCGTTCGTCTTCTTGAGTCCGGGAAGCAATAAGGTAGCAATGTTGATGTAACTGATTGTGTTAACAGCAAAGTGGAAAGGGACTTTGCTAAGATCAGCATCCT
The DNA window shown above is from Acropora palmata chromosome 7, jaAcrPala1.3, whole genome shotgun sequence and carries:
- the LOC141886690 gene encoding bis(5'-adenosyl)-triphosphatase enpp4-like; translation: MLFLKLSLSALFIDLILGGHARGKGPVILVSFDAFRWDYLDMNRTNTNYFNAVIANGVRAKYVYNVFPTMTFPNHYTLVTGQYPESHGIISNDMFDPTLNDCFSMSTNHSRWWNTFAEPIWITNQKQGHKSGLCYWPGYDVEYHGISPSFTTSGYAYDKPFVSQGNIMPWRMRVDLVVKWLKEEDPPSFIAMYFDSPDEAGHCCGPDSVNVTDEIRKCNNITGYLLEQLKRERLLDNVNLIITADHGTAAYNYSTVINFAEILSPEDKVWTEGYAYFLLHPSNVTKTYDKLKELEKKKSHFTVYLKENLPENLHFKHSSRIPEIVVIMEEHWVANTMNLPLPETLETKGTHGWPPSVASMRPFFIAQGPAFKEGYKTGPIRMTDIYPLICHLLGIQPELNNGSLDRISHLLESPPSLSDEYQLTTGEIIALVIGLSIGITVCMYAVIMTSRSRHMLRNPDRAGEVDVPLIDGELYGDQEEDNVL
- the LOC141886692 gene encoding 11-beta-hydroxysteroid dehydrogenase 1-like isoform X1, with amino-acid sequence MVGFAKIFAFFAAFTVLVAVLIAWYTRETFDPESLRGKKVVICGASTGIGEELAYQYSKLGARVLLVARREAELQKVVSHCGKLGAVTANYIVADLSTLEGAKHLAAETKRLFGATDILILNHASFPHDFWNEDADLSKVPFHFAVNTISYINIATLLLPGLKKTNGSIVVVSSFAGVVSPPNFAIYSGSKHALHGFFNSFRQDLSLKGHKGVSITLCILGAISTKNALERAKSLNIQNGTLLFETVDECALAIIQGAALRKREIYFPWFLNVFETVHFCFPNLFESVIQVMINEKPVGDLLTW